The Euphorbia lathyris chromosome 3, ddEupLath1.1, whole genome shotgun sequence genome contains a region encoding:
- the LOC136223036 gene encoding GATA transcription factor 5-like → MEYGMELATALKSSLIREYLPPAAFKSTQQSLFDDLLSHNSNNIGVGTDDFSVDCFFDFSNGEFKDGNNNAFGDKDRIILEEEDEEEEEKDSLSVSSQDRVDDDNHSNFSTFSDSFLASELAVPADDLAELEWVSHFVDDSLPQFPVLYPLKSEKQFKPEPQPVFTKPSCVFPAKIPAKARSKRPRITRRTWLVGSSLTDSTSSFSSSSSSSSYSSPISSSSSNFCLVNMPITDNFQRPLKKPKKKPATQTGVPAVQCQRRCSHCQVQKTPQWRTGPLGAKTLCNACGVRYKSGRLFPEYRPACSPTFSSDVHSNSHRKVVEIRKKKEMSGPESGLNQMVPSF, encoded by the exons ATGGAGTATGGTATGGAATTAGCAACAGCTTTGAAATCAAGTTTAATAAGAGAGTATTTGCCTCCTGCCGCTTTCAAATCCACTCAACAATCTCTTTTCGACGATTTGTTGTCTCATAATTCGAATAATATCGGAGTCGGAACCGACGATTTCTCCGTTGATTGTTTCTTTGATTTCTCTAACGGTGAATTTAAAGACGGTAACAACAACGCTTTTGGTGATAAAGACAGAATTATTCTAGAAGAggaagacgaagaagaagaggagaaggATTCTCTTTCTGTTTCCTCTCAGGACCGCGTCGATGATGATAATCATTCTAACTTCAGCACTTTTTCCGATTCCTTTCTCGCCAGTGAACTTGCTGTTCCT GCTGATGATTTGGCTGAGCTTGAATGGGTTTCACACTTTGTGGATGATTCTCTCCCGCAATTTCCTGTTCTCTACCCCTTGAAATCAGAGAAACAGTTTAAACCTGAACCGCAGCCGGTTTTCACCAAACCTTCGTGTGTTTTTCCGGCGAAAATCCCAGCCAAGGCGAGATCCAAACGCCCTAGGATAACCAGACGGACATGGTTAGTTGGCTCTTCGCTCACTGACTCAACATCTTCCTTCTCTTCTTCGTCGTCATCGTCTTCTTATTCTTCTCCGATATCATCGTCATCTTCAAATTTTTGTTTGGTTAACATGCCAATAACGGACAATTTCCAACGGCCGTTAAAAAAACCAAAGAAAAAACCGGCGACACAAACCGGTGTGCCGGCGGTCCAGTGTCAACGGCGGTGCAGTCACTGTCAGGTTCAAAAAACTCCACAGTGGAGAACCGGTCCACTCGGGGCCAAGACGCTATGTAACGCTTGTGGAGTTCGTTATAAGTCCGGCCGGCTTTTCCCTGAGTATAGACCAGCATGTAGCCCTACGTTCTCTagtgatgttcactcgaatagTCACCGGAAAGTGGTAGAGATTAGGAAGAAAAAGGAGATGAGTGGACCGGAATCCGGTTTAAACCAGATGGTTCCTAGTTTTTGA